One Actinosynnema pretiosum DNA segment encodes these proteins:
- a CDS encoding RAD23 family protein, whose amino-acid sequence MTGAAARRSTRRPGACLATALALLWTALVPAPASAAACDGVTVVVDFGALGGVRTGCAPGDPASGIAALNSAGFPHAYVPRQPGLVCQISALPSPCNGAPASAYWSYWHAPAGGSWTYSSSGAGSYDPAPGSVEGWSFGAGNPPALAPPAPPAPQPQPQPQPQQPAPPQPQLPQPAPPAAQPGSQGTTQAAPPAPDTPAPGAPTSDSSAPATAGSATPSGSAAPSEGSTPPATSPTDAPPTPIPAAQATDAPTGGAAAWPVGVLLIAALAGLGAWTARRRAAA is encoded by the coding sequence GTGACCGGGGCGGCGGCACGGCGCTCGACCCGTCGGCCCGGCGCCTGCCTGGCCACGGCGCTGGCCCTGCTGTGGACCGCGCTGGTCCCGGCGCCCGCGTCGGCCGCCGCCTGCGACGGCGTGACCGTGGTGGTCGACTTCGGCGCGCTGGGCGGTGTCCGCACCGGCTGCGCGCCGGGCGACCCGGCCAGCGGGATCGCCGCGCTGAACTCCGCCGGTTTCCCGCACGCCTACGTGCCCCGCCAGCCGGGCCTGGTCTGCCAGATCTCCGCGCTGCCCAGCCCGTGCAACGGCGCTCCGGCCTCGGCCTACTGGTCGTACTGGCACGCCCCGGCGGGCGGCTCGTGGACCTACAGCTCCTCGGGCGCGGGCTCCTACGACCCGGCTCCGGGCAGCGTGGAGGGCTGGTCGTTCGGCGCGGGCAACCCACCCGCGCTCGCCCCACCCGCACCCCCCGCCCCGCAGCCCCAACCTCAGCCCCAGCCCCAGCAACCGGCCCCACCGCAGCCGCAACTCCCCCAACCCGCGCCCCCCGCCGCGCAGCCTGGCTCCCAGGGGACCACCCAGGCCGCACCTCCCGCGCCCGACACCCCGGCGCCCGGCGCGCCCACCTCGGACTCCTCCGCACCGGCCACCGCCGGGAGCGCCACCCCCTCCGGGAGCGCGGCCCCTTCGGAGGGCTCCACTCCCCCAGCCACGTCCCCGACCGACGCCCCACCCACCCCGATCCCCGCCGCGCAGGCCACCGACGCCCCCACCGGCGGCGCCGCGGCCTGGCCGGTCGGGGTGCTCCTGATCGCCGCGCTGGCCGGTCTGGGCGCGTGGACCGCACGCCGCCGAGCCGCCGCGTGA
- a CDS encoding prenyltransferase/squalene oxidase repeat-containing protein encodes MRHGRAAAGIAALIVTGLLAPALPARAEPTTSPDGAAGGWLTRQLVGGDHLETTFDGVAYPDHGLTADAVLAFAAAGVGRDSGAKATAWLARPENLPQYLGDGTAESYAGAHAKVALLAQVQGVDPTAFGGVDLITRLLARQAPSGRFSDQSQFGDFSNGITQSLAVIALERHGSAPQAAVDYLVGQACADGGFPQKLEQATCESDVDTTGYAAQALLATGRATEAGEALDWLTSAQGANGGFADLSPAPKPNANSTGLAAQALRVGGRGAAADRAVAFLTGLQVACSGVEANRGAIAYDSTGFDAATATRATAQAVLGVAGVGLTTLKAADNAGAPTLKCDAQPPTTTTGPTTTSTTTTTAPTTTSAPAATAPTTTSPAAVVVTGRQSVALANTGANIAPVLAIGALMLVSGALALVASRRRTR; translated from the coding sequence ATGCGTCATGGCCGTGCCGCGGCGGGCATCGCCGCGCTGATCGTCACCGGGCTCCTGGCCCCCGCGCTGCCCGCGCGGGCCGAGCCGACCACCTCCCCCGACGGGGCGGCGGGCGGCTGGTTGACCAGGCAGCTCGTCGGCGGCGACCACCTGGAGACCACCTTCGACGGGGTCGCCTACCCCGATCACGGGCTGACGGCGGACGCGGTGCTCGCGTTCGCGGCGGCCGGGGTCGGGCGGGACAGCGGGGCCAAGGCCACCGCGTGGCTGGCGAGGCCGGAGAACCTGCCGCAGTACCTCGGCGACGGCACCGCCGAGTCGTACGCGGGCGCGCACGCGAAGGTCGCGCTGCTCGCCCAGGTCCAGGGCGTCGACCCGACCGCGTTCGGCGGGGTCGACCTGATCACCCGGCTGCTCGCGCGGCAGGCCCCGTCCGGCCGGTTCAGCGACCAGTCGCAGTTCGGGGACTTCAGCAACGGCATCACCCAGTCCCTCGCCGTGATCGCGCTGGAGCGCCACGGCTCCGCGCCGCAGGCTGCGGTGGACTACCTGGTGGGCCAGGCGTGCGCGGACGGCGGGTTCCCGCAGAAGCTGGAGCAGGCCACCTGCGAGTCGGACGTGGACACCACCGGGTACGCGGCGCAGGCGCTGCTCGCGACCGGCAGGGCCACCGAGGCCGGGGAGGCCCTGGACTGGTTGACCTCCGCGCAGGGCGCGAACGGCGGGTTCGCGGACCTCAGCCCGGCCCCGAAGCCGAACGCGAACAGCACCGGCCTGGCCGCGCAGGCGCTGCGCGTCGGCGGTCGCGGGGCGGCGGCCGACAGGGCGGTGGCGTTCCTGACCGGCCTCCAGGTGGCCTGCTCGGGCGTCGAGGCGAACCGGGGCGCGATCGCGTACGACTCCACCGGTTTCGACGCGGCCACCGCGACGCGCGCGACGGCGCAGGCCGTGCTGGGCGTGGCGGGCGTCGGCCTGACCACGCTGAAGGCCGCCGACAACGCGGGCGCGCCGACCCTGAAGTGCGACGCGCAGCCCCCGACGACCACCACCGGCCCGACCACCACCTCCACGACCACCACCACCGCGCCGACCACCACCTCCGCGCCCGCCGCGACCGCGCCGACCACCACGTCCCCGGCGGCGGTGGTCGTGACCGGGAGGCAGTCGGTGGCGCTGGCGAACACGGGCGCGAACATCGCGCCGGTGCTGGCGATCGGCGCGCTGATGCTGGTGTCGGGCGCGCTGGCGCTGGTGGCGTCGCGCAGGCGCACCCGGTGA